GAGCGACTATCGCGGCAGTTGGTTGATCTGGGTCTGGCCGAAATCGAGATGCAAATCACCGACGAGCTGCTGGGCAACATCAATAGTGAGGGCTATCTGACCGTTGAACCGCTGCTGATAGCGGACCGGGTAGGCGTAAGCGAGGAAATGGTGGAAAAGGTCCGGCAGCACATATTACACCTGAATCCAGCCGGTGTGGGGGCCTTGGATTTGCGGGAGTGCCTCCTGGCCCAGCTGGAGGTGCAAGCTGATAAAAGGCTTCCGGGGCAGGAACTGGCCGTATCCATCGTGACGCGCCACTTTGATGATTTTGCCAACCGACGCTACACCCGCATTATGCAGTCCCAGTCGTGCACTGAGGAGGAGCTGCAAGCAGCCATCGACGTGATCTCCCACCTGAATCCGAAGCCGGGCATGGGCGACAGCGTGGTGGTGGGCGAGTACATTGTGCCGGACATCCTGGTGGAGGATGACGAGGGCGACTGGCTGGTGACCCTGAATGACAGCACCCTGCCGGGGCTGAACATCAGCAGCACCTATTTGCACATGCTCGCCAATAAGAAGGCGTACGACTTGGAAACCCGTCAGTTCGCGCGGCGGAAAGTGGAAGCGGCGCGGTGGTTTATTCAGGCGGTCATGCAGCGCAGACAGACCATGGTGCGGGTCATGTCGGCCATCATTTCCCGGCAGGAGGAGTTCTTCCGCAAGGGCCACGGGCACCTGAAGCCGATGGTCTTGAGGGATATTGCCGATGACATCGGCATGGACATCTCCACCATCAGCCGGGTCACCAACGGCAAGTATGTCCAAACGCCCCACGAGATATTCGAGTTGAAGTACTTTTTCTCCGAGGGCATGACCACCGATGAAGGCGAAGAGGTGTCCACGCGCATCATCAAGGCTGCCCTGCAGAAGATTATTGACGGCGAGGAGAAGCAGAAACCGCTGAACGACGAATCCCTTGCGAAGCGCCTCAACGAGCAAGGCTACCCACTGGCCCGGCGGACGGTGGCGAAGTACCGGGAGCAGTTGAAACTGCCCGTTGCGCGGCTGCGTAAGGAGCTGTAGCGCTAGACGCCGCACAATGGGAAACGAAATAAAAATTAGGTTTATTCATGAGCTAGCGAATCGCTTTGGACCCCTGAAAAGACTTCCTGACAGTCGGTCTCTCATCGACATCGGCGACGAGTTGGCGCGAGTGTATGTTCGCTATTCAGCTCTCCACAAGATAAATAAGACATTTTATGGTCTAAGGGAAAAAGATTTACTCTTGCTCGAAGGGCGTCCGTCCTATATTTGCTTTTTGTGGGAGGGACAGTTTGAACCTCTTTTGGTTCCTTACTCGGCGTTTGAGGAGGTATTTCAGATAGCTACTGCTGCGTCGGATGGACAATATAAGGTTCAAGTCTTTCCTAATCGTGATGCTACTGAACTGTACATCGCGAAGCAGGGTAGATTTAATGTTGAAGCCTATTTTGGTTGGGGTGCACTTGAAACACTAGCCTCTTCATCAGCAAATGAATTGGTACCGGAGCTCTCCCATTCTCAAATCCAGACCCTTCTCGGAGCAATCGGCGCTGCAAAGAAGTTCGATATTTGGATTCCTCCAAGTGATCGTAGTGGCCTTGATTATTCGCTCACCGATCGATTCGATTGCCGCAAATCGCTCCCTACTGGATTTGATCCAGTCAGCAATACATTAAAAGAAATAGATGTTCTTTGGATTCAACGAGGGTCTAATGAACTCAGAGCCCTTTTTGAAGTGGAGCATTCCACGCCAATCTATTCAGGACTCTTGCGATTTAATGATATCCATCTCGCAACTCCTCAGCAGCATCCTAGATATAGTATTGTTGCGAATGACACTCGCAGAGCACTTTTTGTACGGCAGGTAAACCGGCCCACATTTCGGACAAGCGGCTTGAATGAGGTCTGTACGTTCCTAGAATATGCCGATGTGTATGGCTGGAATAATCGGCTTAATCGTCTATGACTGAGGAGAGAGGCACATGGACGGAGACGAAGCGGAAAAAGTTTGGATTGTTGTGAATGTGTGGCGTGGAATGGCAATAGAAGTCGAAGCATTCGATAAGATCGAGGCCGCATGGGAAAGACAGGCAAAATGGCGCGAAGGAATGGATCCGATTTGCGACGAAGCAGTTGTTTTTGAGGCGGACATACAATCAAAACAGGCGTTATTAAAATGAACCAAACCCCCATCCGCTCCACCACCATCCTGGGCGTCCGCTTGGGGCGGAAGGTGGCCATGGGCGGCGATGGCCAGGTGACCATGGGCGAGATGCAGCTTAAGAGCCGGGCCGTAAAGGTGCGGGTCTTTCCCGGTGACAAAGTGTTAGGGGGTTTTGCCGGCGCCGTGGCCGATGCCCTGACCCTGTTCGAAAAATTTGAGGGCAAGCTGGAGGAGTACAGCCAGAACCTGCAGCGGGCCGCCGTGGAGCTGGCCAAAGAGTGGCGGACCGATAAATACCTGCGGGAGCTGGACGCCTTTCTGGCGCTGATGGACACGCGGCACAGCTACATTCTATCGGGCTCGGGGGACGTGATTGATCCTGAGGACCAGTTGATCAGCATCGGGTCGGGCAGTGGTTATGCCCTGGCGGCGGCACGGGCGCTCATCATGTCCGGCGAGAAAAATCCCCGCGTGGTGGTCCAGAAGGCCCTGGAGATCACCGCCGATATCTGCATCTACTCCAACGATTATATTACCATCCTCGAGCTGTGATGAAAGAGCTCACGCCGCGCCAGATCGTCAGGGAACTTGACCGTTATATCGTCGGTCAGGATGCCGCCAAGAAGTCGGTCGCCATCGCCATGCGCAACCGCTGGCGGCGCCTACAGGTTCCGGATCATCTGCGCGAAGAGATCATGCCCAACAACATCATCCTGATCGGCTCTACGGGCGTGGGCAAGACCGAAATCGCCCGGCGGCTGGCCATGCTGGCCAACGCCCCCTTCGTCAAGGTGGAGGCCTCAAAATTCACTGAGGTGGGTTATGTTGGCCGGGACGTGGAGAGCATCGTACGGGATCTGACGGAGGTGTCGGTGAGCATGGTGCGACACGAAAAGGAGGCCGACCTGAAGGACAGGGCGCTGGTCATGGCAAACGAGCGCCTGCTGGAGATACTGTTTCCAATTGGCGACGGCCAGTTAGGCGCACAAGCCACTGACGGCAACAGCGGTCCTGCCGAGGAAGAGCGCGCCCGCCACGAGCGCACCCGTGAAAAACTGCGCAGGCGGCTGGCGGCGGGAGAGTTCGAGCAGCGCCTGGTTGAAATCACTACCCAAACCGAGCAGACCCCCATGCTCCAGGTGATGGGCCCCTTTGGGATGGACGACGTAACCCTGAACCTGCAGGAAATGCTGGGCAACATCATGCCCAAGAAACGGCGCAGCCAGAAAACCACGGTGGCCGAGGGGCGTAAGATTTTGGCTGCTGAAGAGGCCGGCAAGCTGATCGACATGGATGAGGTGATCCGTGAGGCGCTTCAGCGCGTTGAGCAGATGGGCATCGTCTTCATCGACGAGCTGGACAAAATTGCCAGTGGGGACGGCAGTACCGTCGGCCCAGATGTCTCCCGGGAAGGGGTCCAGCGCGACATCCTGCCCATCGTGGAGGGCAGCAACGTGGTGACCAAGTACGGCGTGGTGCGCACCGATCACGTGCTGTTCATCGCCGCCGGTGCTTTTCACTCGGCCAAGCCGTCCGATCTGATTCCCGAGCTGCAGGGGCGCTTCCCCATCCGCGTGGAAATGGACGATCTCACCCAAAAGGACTTCGTGAAGATTCTCACCCACCCCCGGAATGCACTTATTAAGCAGTATGTTGCGCTGCTTGAAACCGAGGGTTTGAAGCTGACCTTTGAGAAGGCGGCCATCCACGAAATAGCCAGGGTCGCCTACGACGTGAACATGAATACCGAGAACATCGGCGCTCGCCGGCTGCATACCATCCTCACCACGCTGCTGGAGGACATCCTGTTCGAGCAGCCGGAAAATAAGCAGACCGCCCTGGTCATTACGAAAGCGCTCGTACAGGAGCGGGTGGCCAGCATCGCCCAGGACCGGGATCTGAGCCGGTATATCCTTTAGGCGGAGGAAACCGGCTTCCCCGGAGAGCAGAATGACCTCCCAGCATTTCCTCCACATCACCGATCTGACTCCCGCTGAAATAGAGCATATCTTCGACCTGGCGGCCCGCACCAAGGCCCGTTTCAGGGATGGCCACGACTACCGCCCGTTCCGGGGCCTCTCGCTGGCCATGATTTTCGCCAAGCCGTCCGCCCGGACGCGCATCTCCTTCGAGACCGGCTTCTACCGCCTGGGCGGGCACGCCCTCTACCTGGGGCCGGACGATATGGGTCTGGGGCGGCGCGAGGCGGTAAAAGACGTGGCGCGGGTGGTGAGCCGCTACAACGATATGATCATGGCGCGGCTGTTCGACCACGCTCACATACTGGAGCTGGCCGAGCACGCCACGGTGCCGGTGGTCAACGGGCTTACCGACTACAACCATCCCTGCCAGATCATGGCGGACATGTTCACCATTCGGGAGCGCCGGGGGCATTTGAACGACCTGAAAATCACCTACATTGGTGCCGGCAACAACATCGTGCACTCGTGGCTGCGGCTTGCGGCGCGGCTCCCCTTTGGTCTCACCATCGCCTGCCCGGAGGGTTATGGGCCCGACCCTGAAACAGTTACCCTGGCAGAGAAGGCCGGCCTGAGCCAGGTGGCCATCAGCCACGACCCAGCCGCCGCCGTGGCCGGGGCCGACGTGGTCTATACCGACGTGTGGGCCAGCATGGGCCAGAAGGAGGAAGCAGCGGAGCGGCAGGCCCGCTTCGAGGGGTTCCAGGTGACGGCAGAGCTCATGGCTGCCACGGGCAAAAAGAGCTGGTTCATGCACTGCCTGCCTGCCGAGCGGGGTGTGGAAGTGACCGATGAGGTGCTGGACGGGGAGGCGTCCATCGTCTTTGACCAGGCGGAGAACCGCATGCACGTGCAAAATGCCATCATGCTCGCCCTCCTCGGCAAGGCCTAGCGCCGCAAGCCTTAGCATATCCCGGTTAGATTTCGCCTAACTGCCAGTTCGCTGCTTAGCTATTGCGTCTCGGGGAATTGGATACTAATGTCTTTCCTGAGCGGCGAAACAATTCGAGTGTCTATTGCGGACGGGGCTATTCCTTGGATCGCCGGTACGTCTCGCTAAATTCGAATCTCTCGCGCTTTATGGCTTTAGAAAATTAACTGCCAGGAGTTCACAAAAATGTTGCCTCGGCCCTATATAGCTTTGACGCTAGGGATGCTAATTATCCCGATTCTAACAATTCATGCTGCGACAGAATTTCAAGTCATCAACAACGGATTCACCTCTTACATTATCGACGATGAGAACAACCCTTCGATAACCCTACAACGAGATTCGACCTATATCTTCCATATATCAGCACTAGGGCATCCTTTTTGGATCAAGACCGTGCGTTCCACCGGAACGGCGAATGCGTATAACGCTGGCGTTACAGGAAATGGTGTTACGCAGGGAGATTTGCAGTTCACGGTCCCCGGTGACGCACCCGATCAGCTGTTTTATAATTGCCAATTCCATTCCCCCATGACGGGGACCTTTACCATTGAGGGATCCGTGGCGGAGGCGGACACGGCACCGGCGGCGCCCGAGGGACTGATGGTCGAGGCCGGCAATGGCGAAGTCACCCTGACCTGGCGGCAGAGCACGGCCACCGACTTTGCCCTGTACCGGGTCTACGGCGATACCGTGACCAGCCCGGCTAAGCTGGTGGACTCTACCTCCAGTGCTACAGATACCACCGTGAGCCTGACCGGACTTACCAATGGCATTACCTATTACTCCCACGTAACAGCCGTGGACAGCGGTGGCAACGAGAGCAACATTTCCAATGAAGTATCGGCCACGCCGGAGGGCACGGTCAATATTGCCGCTGCCGCCGGCGGCCTGCCCCAAGGTTTCGTCCTCGAACAGAACTTTCCCAACCCTTTCAATCCGGTTACCACCCTGCGGTATACGCTTCCCATTGCGACCAGGGTGCGGCTGGCCGTTTACACTCTCGAGGGCCGGGAGGTCGTTTTGCTGATGGACGATTGGCAACCGGCAGGGACCCATCAGCTGCAATGGGATGGTGCCGACCGGTGGGGCCAGCCGGTGGGGAGCGGCGTCTACCTGGTCAGGCTTGAGTCGGGTGAGGCCGCCGCTACGCGGAGAGTGCTGCTGCTAAAGTAGCGGCTGCCGGCCTAGACCACCGCTGATTGCTTGCGGTCGGCGTCCAGCCCGATCCAGAAGGCCGCCACCCCTGCCAGCATCTCCTGGCCGCCGGCGAGAAACTTTTCGCGGTCAAACCAGTCCTCGAAGAACACCTCCTCCAGCTCGTCGTGCGTATGGGCGGCGTGCTGATCCTCCACCTTATCGTGCCAGGTGAAAAACGATAGCGACAGTGAGGGGAGCTGCTCCTGCTTGAAGGCTTTGAGCCCCTGCACCAGCTGCTTCCAGAAACCTGCGGCGGCCCAATTCTCGACGGCAAAACTGGCCCCTTCGGCCACGCTGAGATCTTCACTGCCGTATATGCGCTCCAGCTCGTCGCAGAAGAATAGGGTCGCTGAGGTTCCGTGGCGCCGCTTGCCCATGTCGGCGAAGCCCAGCCCCAGCTGCTCTCCGATGCGCAGGAGCCATTCGAAGTGGCTGGCCCTGAAACGGAAGGTGCCGCCGTCCACGGTGCCCTCGGTGGAAACCAGCGCCGGGTCGCCGGAGAGATCTTTTTCTTCCTCGGACATGGCGTCGTCGCTCTTGCCGTTTCCACGCCCCGCCTTGTGGAAGATCACGCCGATCTCATTGGCGAGAATTTCCTTGGAGGCGCGCATGGACTGCAGGGTGCCGGAATTGATGGTTTTTTTCAACTGGGCGATGAGGAACAGATTGGAGAAAACCGAGAACTGGGCAATGAAGTGGCGCAGGTGATCCCTGGGAATAGCGCCCTGGGCAAACCACTGGCAGTAGCTGTTGGAGGTGATCACCGGGTGGCGCATGAACTTCGCCTCCACCTCGGCGAGGAACTTGCGGTAGTCTTCTATCTGGCCCGGGGTCCTCTCTCCCGCTTTGATGCGGGCCTGCAGGCTGGCGGAAAAGGGAACAAAGGTTCGATCCCGGTCCTGTGGTATAGTGCCCATAGCGAGTTCCTTATCTAGGGCGTGCCGCCTCGCGACAGTAACGTCAGTTCATCTGGTCCCAGTATATTTCCCGGGTAATATAGCTCACGGCACTGTCCTTGTCTGTCTTGACCTTGACACGATAGTCGCCCGTGAGTCCCGCCTCCACGGCGCTGTCTGAATATACGCCTGACAGATAGGCCCAGTCGGTGCCCACCACGAAGGACGAGTCCTCCGCCACCAGTTCGGTTTTCGCGTTCCACAGCCGGAATACCACCCGGACGAAATCCCCCCGGCTCACCCCCGCATTCTTGACCTGGCCGGTGTAGATGCGGTGGTCGTCATGAATTTCCTCCCGGGCGTCGCCCAGGAAATCAAACTTGGGCTTGAGCTCGCGGATATCCTGGATGGAGCGGACGTGGGATTTGTTCAGCATCAGGTTGCCCAGGGTCGTTTCGATGGTGAGCTCATCGATATTCTCGGCAATGATGTTGCCGCGTACGATGGTGCCGTTGGTGAGGACCACCTCGTGCGTCAGCGGAGGGGGGCTCAAGCGTCTCAGGATGGTGCGGTAGACTTCGGGCGTCAACTCCCGGCTGCGGTAGGCCTCCACGTCCACTCTAAGGCGGTTCATCTCCCGGCGCAAATCCTCCAGCGTGGTCTGCATATCGAAGAAATCCTTGTAGGTGATGCGCCGGGTGGTCCTGCTGGGGATGGTGGCGACCGTGTCGCCTGCCTGGGCCCGTTGACCCAACAAGTCCGTGGGAAAGACCACGGCCAGCGCCAGCAGGAACAGAAAGCGGTGCAGCCAAACATGGATCGGGTGCCTCACTGCAGGCTCTGCCACGATTTGGCCGCCCTGAATGCGGCCCGGCGGATGCGCTCCCGGCCGTCAGGTCCGGGCAGTAGAGCCGCGGTAAGCTCCGCGATGTCGCTGAACAGGCCGTAGTTCAGGGGATCTTCAAGGAGCGGGATCACCTGTGCAAGGATGGTGGGGTCGGCGTACTTGGCCAGATTGGCAATGGCCTGCTTGCGGAAGCTCAAGGGAAAGTCGCCGGACAGGGCAATGTCGATCAGTGTGGCCTTGATGGACGGGTCTGTGAAGTCGCCGAGGGCCGTGAGGAGCGTGCTCAGCAGGGAGTAGTATTCCTGCCGTCCCAGCTGATAGGTTTCCAGCAGTGCCAGCACGAGACGCTCCTCCTTGATCTCACCCATAGCGCTCAGGGCGAAATCCCGCAGCTGCAGGTTGGTGGCGGGATCACCCAGCATGTCGGCGAACAGCTGCACGATCTCGGGGGTCCGTTTCTTGGCCAGCAGGTCAATGGCGGCGCTGCGAGTGATGAGGTTGATTTCAGGGTCCTTGGCGATGCTGATGAGGACGGGGATGGCCTTTTCGTCGCCGATGCTGCCCAGTGCTTTGGTGAGCATCTGCTGCATGCGCAGGTGGTCCTCGCGGCTGGCCTGATAGAGGTCAATGAGGGTTTGGACGTAGTCTTCCGAGCCGATGGACTCCAACCCTTCCACCAGCTTGTTGCGCAGCTGGGCCAGCTTGGCCCCGGTGGTGCTGAGCGCATCGGTAAGGGCCTTGGCGCTGGCATTGCTGGGGATGCGGGCCAGCACCTCAATAGAGGCCAGCATCATGTCGATATTCAGGGCGCTGGCCTCGCTCACATTGGCCGCCAGCGCAGCCACGGCCTTGGGATGCCTGCTTTCGCCCAAGGCATTGGCGGCAGCCAGGCGCACGCTGAGAGGCGCCTCGGTATCCTCGTATATCTCAATAATTTCAAGCAGTGCCCTCATCTTGCCCTGCTGGTAATCGAGGCGGAGCTTCTCCACGTCAATCTCATCCTTTTCCCGGCGAAACAGAAAACAGCCAGCCAAGAGCAGCATGAGCGCGGTGACTCCCAGGAGGCGCAGTGCGCTGCGGGCGGTGAGGCGCGGCGGGAAGAGACGGATGGGCTGCTGGACGGTCATGGCGCGCCAGGCTCAGCTGGCCCACGACTCCAGGGTCAATTGACCCTGGGCGATCTTGCCGTAGGAGTAGTGGGATATCCAATCGCCCAAACAGAGCAGGCTCTTGCCGTCCTGGTTGGTGTGCAGGCGATGGAGGTGATAGTGCCCCATCACCACCAGGTCAACACCCTCGTCCCAGCGGGAGCGGGCGTATTGGGAAAGCTCGTTAAAGATGGCGTCCTCATCGTAGCTGCCCCGGTTGTGGTTGCGACTGTAACGTGATGCGGCGAGTGCCAGAGCTATGCCCCAGTCGGGGTGCAGCCAACGGTACAGGAAAATGGCGACGGGGCTGCGCAGGACCTTGCGCATGAGCCGGTAGCCCGTATCCTTGGCCAGCAAGCCGTCCCCGTGGGTCAAATGAATGCGTCGGCCGTCCAGGTCAACCTGCGCCGCCGATAGATGGACCTGGAGGCCCAGCGGTCCGTTGAGAAACCCGTTGGTCCAATAGTCATGGTTACCCAAGATAAAATGGATGTCTATGTCGGCCGCACGAAGCAGATGGAGCTGATGGATCACATCGAAATAGCGCTTGGGAATGACATGCCTGTACTCAAACCAAAAATCGAAGAAGTCCCCGACAATGAACAGGGTTCCACCCGTTTGCCGGACCATGTGGAAAAAGTCGAAAAGTTGCCGCCGCTTCTCGCGTTCGGCCTCGCCGCCGTTCAGGGCGAGGTGCACGTCGGATATGAAATAAGCCGGGGAGCTCATCGCAGGTTAAATTAGGCGCTGCCCGTCGGAGAGGCAACGCAATATTAGGAGAAATGAGTTGACATTCAGAGAGGTGGCAGGTAAAATCCTGCTTAATATTGTATATGACATGCCACAGGTTCACCCCGGCTTTGTTCACATCACGACGACCTAATACTTGAGGAGGCCCATCTTGGCAGTTTCCCTCGATGCACTGGGTATGGTTGAGACGCGCGGACTCATTGGCGCCGTCGAGGCGGCGGATACCATGGTGAAGGCCGCCAACGTACGCCTCATTGGTAAGGAAAAGATCGGCGGTGGTTTCGTGACCGTCATGGTCCGAGGTGATGTGGGGGCGGTGAAAGCCGCCACCGACGCGGGGGCCACGGCCGCTGAAAAAGTCGGCGAACTGGTATCGGTCCATGTTATTCCACGTCCCCACAGTGACGTGGAGTCC
This is a stretch of genomic DNA from Candidatus Neomarinimicrobiota bacterium. It encodes these proteins:
- a CDS encoding HEAT repeat domain-containing protein, with amino-acid sequence MTVQQPIRLFPPRLTARSALRLLGVTALMLLLAGCFLFRREKDEIDVEKLRLDYQQGKMRALLEIIEIYEDTEAPLSVRLAAANALGESRHPKAVAALAANVSEASALNIDMMLASIEVLARIPSNASAKALTDALSTTGAKLAQLRNKLVEGLESIGSEDYVQTLIDLYQASREDHLRMQQMLTKALGSIGDEKAIPVLISIAKDPEINLITRSAAIDLLAKKRTPEIVQLFADMLGDPATNLQLRDFALSAMGEIKEERLVLALLETYQLGRQEYYSLLSTLLTALGDFTDPSIKATLIDIALSGDFPLSFRKQAIANLAKYADPTILAQVIPLLEDPLNYGLFSDIAELTAALLPGPDGRERIRRAAFRAAKSWQSLQ
- the argF gene encoding ornithine carbamoyltransferase; amino-acid sequence: MTSQHFLHITDLTPAEIEHIFDLAARTKARFRDGHDYRPFRGLSLAMIFAKPSARTRISFETGFYRLGGHALYLGPDDMGLGRREAVKDVARVVSRYNDMIMARLFDHAHILELAEHATVPVVNGLTDYNHPCQIMADMFTIRERRGHLNDLKITYIGAGNNIVHSWLRLAARLPFGLTIACPEGYGPDPETVTLAEKAGLSQVAISHDPAAAVAGADVVYTDVWASMGQKEEAAERQARFEGFQVTAELMAATGKKSWFMHCLPAERGVEVTDEVLDGEASIVFDQAENRMHVQNAIMLALLGKA
- a CDS encoding UDP-2,3-diacylglucosamine diphosphatase: MSSPAYFISDVHLALNGGEAEREKRRQLFDFFHMVRQTGGTLFIVGDFFDFWFEYRHVIPKRYFDVIHQLHLLRAADIDIHFILGNHDYWTNGFLNGPLGLQVHLSAAQVDLDGRRIHLTHGDGLLAKDTGYRLMRKVLRSPVAIFLYRWLHPDWGIALALAASRYSRNHNRGSYDEDAIFNELSQYARSRWDEGVDLVVMGHYHLHRLHTNQDGKSLLCLGDWISHYSYGKIAQGQLTLESWAS
- a CDS encoding BMC domain-containing protein, which gives rise to MVETRGLIGAVEAADTMVKAANVRLIGKEKIGGGFVTVMVRGDVGAVKAATDAGATAAEKVGELVSVHVIPRPHSDVESILPSGD
- a CDS encoding T9SS type A sorting domain-containing protein, which translates into the protein MTGTFTIEGSVAEADTAPAAPEGLMVEAGNGEVTLTWRQSTATDFALYRVYGDTVTSPAKLVDSTSSATDTTVSLTGLTNGITYYSHVTAVDSGGNESNISNEVSATPEGTVNIAAAAGGLPQGFVLEQNFPNPFNPVTTLRYTLPIATRVRLAVYTLEGREVVLLMDDWQPAGTHQLQWDGADRWGQPVGSGVYLVRLESGEAAATRRVLLLK
- the rpoN gene encoding RNA polymerase factor sigma-54, with the protein product MPDLQQTQRLALHLSPQQILQSSILQLNGLMLEQRIVAELEQNPALELLDQELPAENDEVAENSEDEEEIDWEELLNSPEDYNVARYEDHSKEDFEVQLVATEEFMERLSRQLVDLGLAEIEMQITDELLGNINSEGYLTVEPLLIADRVGVSEEMVEKVRQHILHLNPAGVGALDLRECLLAQLEVQADKRLPGQELAVSIVTRHFDDFANRRYTRIMQSQSCTEEELQAAIDVISHLNPKPGMGDSVVVGEYIVPDILVEDDEGDWLVTLNDSTLPGLNISSTYLHMLANKKAYDLETRQFARRKVEAARWFIQAVMQRRQTMVRVMSAIISRQEEFFRKGHGHLKPMVLRDIADDIGMDISTISRVTNGKYVQTPHEIFELKYFFSEGMTTDEGEEVSTRIIKAALQKIIDGEEKQKPLNDESLAKRLNEQGYPLARRTVAKYREQLKLPVARLRKEL
- the hslU gene encoding ATP-dependent protease ATPase subunit HslU, producing the protein MKELTPRQIVRELDRYIVGQDAAKKSVAIAMRNRWRRLQVPDHLREEIMPNNIILIGSTGVGKTEIARRLAMLANAPFVKVEASKFTEVGYVGRDVESIVRDLTEVSVSMVRHEKEADLKDRALVMANERLLEILFPIGDGQLGAQATDGNSGPAEEERARHERTREKLRRRLAAGEFEQRLVEITTQTEQTPMLQVMGPFGMDDVTLNLQEMLGNIMPKKRRSQKTTVAEGRKILAAEEAGKLIDMDEVIREALQRVEQMGIVFIDELDKIASGDGSTVGPDVSREGVQRDILPIVEGSNVVTKYGVVRTDHVLFIAAGAFHSAKPSDLIPELQGRFPIRVEMDDLTQKDFVKILTHPRNALIKQYVALLETEGLKLTFEKAAIHEIARVAYDVNMNTENIGARRLHTILTTLLEDILFEQPENKQTALVITKALVQERVASIAQDRDLSRYIL
- the hslV gene encoding ATP-dependent protease subunit HslV, with translation MNQTPIRSTTILGVRLGRKVAMGGDGQVTMGEMQLKSRAVKVRVFPGDKVLGGFAGAVADALTLFEKFEGKLEEYSQNLQRAAVELAKEWRTDKYLRELDAFLALMDTRHSYILSGSGDVIDPEDQLISIGSGSGYALAAARALIMSGEKNPRVVVQKALEITADICIYSNDYITILEL